In the Candidatus Binatia bacterium genome, one interval contains:
- a CDS encoding DUF1698 domain-containing protein — protein MKRKPIQPLLRAAAGAVQKLHLRSYEIYQPVLTGSGYTAAARQCEVRWNSIAPVLAASGARSLVDLGCSEGYYVLRAARGGLPFCVGVDFDQRRMFTCTSQFVLQDIAHAGFLMAGVDETLLEAIPTFDAVIFLSVIHHMMYQEGVEYAQRILRLVASKTGKVCFFEMGQSDEHKESWAKKMPDMGSDPHQWIRSFALDNGFSRAEKLSEASSFAGETDRALFALYP, from the coding sequence GTGAAACGCAAACCGATCCAGCCCCTGCTGCGGGCCGCAGCCGGCGCCGTGCAGAAGCTCCACCTGCGCAGCTACGAGATCTACCAGCCCGTCCTCACCGGCTCCGGCTACACGGCTGCCGCCCGCCAGTGCGAGGTGCGCTGGAACTCGATCGCGCCTGTGCTGGCTGCCAGCGGAGCCCGCAGCCTCGTCGATCTCGGCTGCTCGGAAGGATACTACGTGCTGCGCGCCGCGCGCGGCGGTCTTCCTTTCTGTGTCGGCGTCGACTTCGACCAGCGCCGCATGTTTACGTGCACGTCGCAGTTCGTGCTGCAGGACATCGCGCACGCGGGCTTCCTCATGGCCGGCGTCGACGAAACGCTGCTGGAAGCGATCCCGACGTTCGACGCGGTGATCTTCCTGTCGGTGATCCACCACATGATGTACCAGGAAGGCGTCGAGTACGCGCAGCGGATTCTTCGCCTCGTTGCATCGAAGACCGGCAAGGTCTGCTTCTTCGAGATGGGCCAGTCCGACGAGCACAAGGAATCGTGGGCGAAGAAAATGCCCGACATGGGCAGCGATCCGCACCAGTGGATCCGCAGCTTCGCGCTCGACAACGGCTTCTCGCGCGCCGAGAAGCTGTCGGAAGCCAGCTCCTTCGCCGGCGAGACCGATCGGGCGCTGTTCGCCCTCTACCCCTGA
- a CDS encoding SDR family NAD(P)-dependent oxidoreductase produces the protein MKLSGKTAFVTGAGSGLGAAICRTFASEGARLAVTDIDTRAAASVAADCNASTPGSIALSCDVTGAASVAAAFAAFDRELGEIDILVNNAGIIHTDPAYLDAIQGTSQAQLAELMTAGKISTHLDAIDRISDEMFDRMIRVHLYGTFYCTRQALPRMRRRGSGGRVINMGSIMGTASLQGAPDYCAAKGAILSFTRSIAREAASYGVLVNAIAPGYIDTPLLAPLEQEQKRLIAMQTPLGRLGTADEIAAAALFLAGPDSTFVTGQVLSPNGGIYMSQ, from the coding sequence ATGAAACTGTCAGGGAAAACCGCCTTCGTCACCGGCGCGGGCTCCGGCCTCGGCGCCGCCATCTGCCGGACGTTCGCGAGCGAGGGCGCACGCCTCGCCGTCACCGACATCGACACCCGGGCCGCCGCGAGCGTAGCGGCCGATTGCAACGCGTCGACCCCGGGCTCGATCGCGCTTTCGTGCGACGTCACCGGCGCCGCGTCGGTCGCCGCTGCGTTCGCCGCGTTCGACCGCGAGCTCGGCGAGATCGACATCCTCGTCAACAACGCCGGGATCATCCATACCGACCCTGCCTATCTCGATGCGATCCAGGGGACGAGCCAGGCCCAGCTCGCCGAGCTGATGACAGCCGGAAAGATCTCGACGCACCTCGACGCGATCGATCGCATCAGCGACGAGATGTTCGACCGCATGATCCGCGTGCATCTCTACGGTACGTTCTACTGCACGCGCCAGGCGCTGCCGCGCATGCGCCGGCGCGGCAGCGGCGGGCGCGTGATCAACATGGGATCCATCATGGGAACCGCTTCCCTGCAGGGCGCGCCGGACTACTGCGCGGCCAAGGGAGCGATTCTTTCGTTCACGAGGTCGATTGCCAGGGAGGCGGCAAGTTACGGCGTCCTCGTCAACGCCATCGCTCCCGGTTACATCGACACGCCGCTGCTGGCGCCGCTGGAGCAGGAGCAGAAGCGGCTGATCGCGATGCAGACTCCGCTCGGGCGCCTCGGCACCGCCGACGAGATTGCCGCCGCGGCCCTTTTCCTTGCCGGCCCCGACTCGACGTTCGTCACCGGCCAGGTGCTGTCGCCCAACGGCGGCATCTACATGTCACAGTGA
- a CDS encoding protein phosphatase 2C domain-containing protein: MDAGKTLERYRPAVVSRSAGCGGATDVGRVRVRNEDAFWIAADGSALAVADGLGGLPAGHVASALAMAGIEDFFATRPAPASQAAPDDDALVALAVEAAGHAQHAVLAASREVPQAGGMATTLVLVVIRGRKAVVLHVGDSRAALWRSGGFVAMTADQNGAGELIRSGLLTAAQARQHPSRYMVHQVIGTQEGYVPECEVWNLLPGDVVVLFTDGVTEALGDDEITEVLATRTAAASAASSLVTLAALRGGSDNATAVVRCVT, translated from the coding sequence GTGGACGCGGGAAAGACCCTCGAGCGCTATCGGCCGGCGGTGGTCTCACGAAGCGCCGGCTGCGGTGGCGCCACCGACGTGGGCCGCGTCCGGGTGCGCAACGAGGACGCGTTCTGGATCGCCGCGGACGGCTCGGCGCTGGCCGTGGCCGACGGGCTCGGCGGGCTGCCGGCGGGGCACGTCGCGTCCGCGCTGGCGATGGCCGGCATCGAGGATTTCTTCGCGACTCGACCTGCGCCGGCCTCGCAAGCGGCCCCGGACGACGATGCGCTCGTCGCTCTTGCCGTCGAAGCCGCAGGGCACGCCCAGCACGCGGTGCTTGCGGCGTCCCGCGAGGTGCCGCAGGCCGGCGGCATGGCCACGACCCTCGTGCTCGTCGTCATCCGCGGCCGCAAGGCGGTGGTCCTGCACGTCGGCGACAGCCGCGCGGCGCTGTGGCGAAGCGGCGGCTTCGTCGCGATGACCGCCGACCAGAACGGTGCCGGCGAGCTGATCCGCAGCGGCCTGCTCACGGCGGCCCAGGCCCGGCAGCATCCGTCGCGTTATATGGTCCACCAGGTGATCGGCACGCAGGAGGGGTACGTTCCCGAGTGCGAGGTCTGGAACCTGCTGCCCGGCGACGTCGTGGTGCTTTTCACCGACGGCGTCACCGAGGCCCTGGGCGACGACGAGATCACCGAGGTGCTCGCGACGCGGACGGCGGCCGCCTCGGCAGCATCATCCCTCGTCACGCTGGCAGCGCTGCGCGGCGGCTCCGACAACGCCACTGCCGTGGTCCGCTGTGTGACCTGA
- a CDS encoding right-handed parallel beta-helix repeat-containing protein has protein sequence MKTSAVIGAVLLLAASGTASHAAVFRVTSTRDTGDGTLRSAINDANAEPGSTIHIALGASAEIFVESALPSLEAEGTRLDGGGVTIRQADGCMRPSGKRGCDGIDVTGAGVVVRDIRVSGFLFDGIAVRGRDARDVRIENVQSIDNMDDGVGVSNGAGPVTVDHCLLMGNGFRTKGKGLLVFDDSKATLRDSLVIGDRDGVTVTRGSVARLESVLVAGNWDKGVGVSAGSLSGRDVSILASGRDEERAPNGPDSKPAPNQDGLRVGLGGDAEIEHCRIAGNGDTGVVVLDQAKVQLKDCVIEANHGRPTAVAAEAVLERR, from the coding sequence GTGAAAACTTCCGCTGTCATTGGTGCCGTGCTGCTCCTGGCGGCGTCGGGCACGGCCTCGCATGCCGCGGTATTTCGCGTGACGTCCACCCGCGACACCGGGGACGGCACGCTTCGCAGCGCGATCAACGACGCCAACGCCGAACCCGGCTCCACGATTCACATTGCGCTCGGGGCCTCGGCGGAAATCTTCGTCGAAAGCGCGCTGCCGTCGCTCGAGGCCGAGGGGACGCGCCTGGACGGCGGCGGCGTCACGATCCGCCAGGCCGACGGCTGCATGCGGCCGAGCGGCAAGCGCGGCTGCGACGGCATCGACGTCACCGGCGCAGGCGTCGTCGTGCGCGACATCCGTGTCAGCGGCTTCCTGTTCGACGGCATCGCCGTGCGCGGCCGCGATGCGCGCGACGTGCGCATCGAGAACGTGCAGTCGATCGACAACATGGACGACGGAGTCGGCGTGTCCAACGGCGCCGGCCCGGTGACCGTCGATCACTGCCTGTTGATGGGCAACGGCTTTCGCACCAAGGGCAAGGGCCTGCTCGTGTTCGACGACTCGAAGGCCACTCTTCGCGACTCGCTGGTGATCGGCGACCGTGACGGTGTGACCGTGACGCGCGGCTCAGTCGCGCGCCTGGAGTCGGTGCTGGTCGCCGGTAACTGGGACAAGGGCGTTGGTGTCTCGGCCGGGAGCCTGTCGGGACGCGACGTCAGCATCCTGGCCAGCGGACGAGATGAGGAGCGGGCGCCGAACGGTCCTGATTCGAAGCCGGCGCCGAATCAGGACGGCCTTCGCGTCGGACTCGGCGGCGATGCCGAGATCGAGCACTGCCGCATCGCCGGCAACGGGGATACCGGCGTCGTCGTGCTCGACCAGGCGAAAGTGCAACTCAAGGATTGCGTGATCGAAGCCAACCACGGGCGGCCCACCGCCGTTGCGGCCGAGGCCGTTCTCGAGCGGCGCTAG
- a CDS encoding AMP-binding protein yields the protein MYPGHHAKNSPDKPAVIMAATGRTVTYRELDEASCRCAHLLASLGLRPGDSIAILMENHPRFFEICWAAQRSGLYYTAISTRLTPGEVAYIVADCGARALFTTTERVEVAAEAAASCPALLATFVAGAASDAELPSGMRSWESTVASMPADARDAETEGQDMLYSSGTTGKPKGVRVALSGAPVGSPNRLTAFIGGLYRPDADSVYLSPAPLYHAAPLRFNMTMQRFGATCIVMEHFDPVVSLELIERYRVTHSQWVPTMFVRMLKLDASERSRFDLSSHRVAIHAAAPCPVAVKDQMIGWWGPIVHEYYGGTEGNGLCAIDSPAWLEHRGSVGKPILGIAHIVDDDGNVLEAGRAGNVYFADGPRFEYHNDPDKTQKAYNAKGWSTLGDVGYLDADGFLFLTDRKAFMIISGGVNIYPQEAEDVLVTHPKVADVAVFGIPNEEFGEEVKAVVQPLSFADAGPDLERELLEWCRARLARIKCPRTIDFEAELPRHPTGKLYKRLLRDRYWAGFTTRIH from the coding sequence GTGTACCCAGGTCACCACGCGAAGAATTCCCCCGACAAGCCGGCAGTGATCATGGCCGCAACCGGCCGGACGGTGACGTATCGCGAGCTCGACGAAGCCTCGTGCCGCTGCGCCCATCTCCTCGCTTCGCTCGGGCTCCGTCCCGGCGACTCGATCGCGATCCTGATGGAGAACCATCCGCGCTTCTTCGAGATCTGCTGGGCAGCCCAGCGCTCGGGCCTGTACTACACGGCCATCAGCACGCGGCTGACGCCGGGCGAAGTCGCGTACATCGTCGCTGACTGCGGCGCCAGGGCCCTGTTCACGACGACCGAGCGCGTCGAAGTCGCCGCCGAGGCAGCCGCGTCGTGTCCGGCGCTGCTCGCAACGTTCGTCGCGGGCGCCGCATCCGATGCAGAGTTGCCTTCGGGGATGCGTTCCTGGGAAAGCACAGTTGCTTCGATGCCGGCTGATGCGCGCGACGCGGAAACCGAAGGGCAGGACATGCTCTATTCGTCGGGAACGACCGGAAAACCCAAAGGCGTACGCGTCGCGCTGAGCGGTGCCCCGGTCGGCTCGCCCAACCGCCTGACCGCGTTCATCGGCGGCCTCTACCGTCCCGATGCTGACAGCGTCTACCTGTCGCCGGCGCCGCTCTACCACGCTGCGCCGCTGCGCTTCAACATGACGATGCAGCGCTTCGGCGCCACGTGCATCGTCATGGAGCACTTCGATCCGGTCGTTTCCCTCGAGCTGATCGAGCGCTACCGCGTCACGCACAGCCAGTGGGTGCCGACGATGTTCGTGCGCATGCTCAAGCTCGACGCGTCCGAGCGCAGCCGCTTCGACCTGTCGAGCCACCGCGTCGCCATCCACGCCGCTGCGCCGTGCCCGGTTGCCGTCAAGGACCAGATGATCGGCTGGTGGGGACCGATCGTCCACGAGTACTACGGGGGCACCGAAGGCAACGGCCTTTGCGCGATCGATTCGCCGGCGTGGCTCGAGCACCGCGGATCGGTCGGAAAGCCGATCCTCGGTATCGCACACATCGTCGACGACGACGGCAACGTGCTCGAGGCCGGCAGGGCCGGCAACGTCTATTTCGCCGACGGTCCGCGCTTCGAGTACCACAATGACCCCGACAAGACGCAAAAAGCCTACAACGCCAAAGGCTGGAGCACTCTGGGCGACGTCGGGTACCTGGACGCGGACGGCTTCCTGTTCCTCACCGACCGCAAGGCGTTCATGATCATCTCCGGCGGAGTCAACATCTATCCGCAGGAAGCCGAAGACGTGCTCGTCACGCACCCGAAAGTCGCCGACGTCGCGGTGTTCGGCATTCCGAACGAGGAATTCGGCGAGGAAGTGAAAGCGGTGGTGCAGCCGCTGTCCTTCGCCGATGCCGGCCCCGACCTCGAGCGCGAACTGCTCGAATGGTGTCGCGCCCGGCTCGCGCGCATCAAGTGCCCGCGCACGATCGACTTCGAGGCCGAGCTTCCGCGCCACCCCACCGGGAAGCTCTACAAGCGCCTGCTGCGCGACCGCTATTGGGCCGGCTTCACGACGCGCATCCACTGA
- a CDS encoding protein meaA: MEKRDQPWIIRTYSGYSSAKVSNELYRRNLAKGQTGLSVAFDLPTQTGYDSDHPLARGEVGKVGVPIGNIGDMQTLFEGIPLDRMNTSMTINATGAWLLALYIAVAERQGVKPAVLQGTIQNDIIKEYLSRGTYVFPPAPSLRLAADIITYTVREVPRWNPINICSYHLQEAGATPVEELAFTLANAQAVLDEVRSRGVAADEMAQVFNRISFFVNASIRFIEEVCKMRAFTKAWDEIGAKRYGVTDPKMRRFRYGVQVNSLGLTEQQPENNAIRIALEMLGVVLSRDARARAVQLPAWNEALGLPRPWDQQWSLRTQQIMAFETDILEYEDIFNGSPVIQRKVDELLAEAGAELARVEELGGAVKAVESSYFKQRLVESNARRVRRIEAGEQKVIGVNAFEQSEPSPLTADIETAIFRADPKAEQEQVERLRAFRASRSQADVDAALAALADAVRAGDNVMHASIRCAHAGATTGEWSDTLRTIYGEYRAPTGVTGQASAASDELAELRSRMHALAGRIGHTPRLLVGKPGLDGHSNGAEQIAVRARDAGMDVIYQGIRLTVEEIVATAQQEDVDAIGLSILSGSHMALVPAMLDQLARAGMSDVPVIIGGIIPEDDARALRAMGVAAVYTPKNFELSRIMGDIAGIIEQRQAA; this comes from the coding sequence ATGGAAAAGCGCGACCAGCCTTGGATCATCCGCACGTATTCCGGCTACAGCTCGGCCAAGGTTTCCAACGAGCTTTACCGAAGGAACCTGGCCAAGGGCCAGACCGGACTGAGCGTCGCCTTCGACCTGCCGACGCAGACCGGTTACGACAGCGATCATCCGTTGGCACGCGGCGAAGTCGGCAAAGTCGGCGTGCCGATCGGCAACATCGGCGACATGCAGACGCTGTTCGAGGGCATTCCCCTCGACCGCATGAATACGTCGATGACGATCAACGCGACTGGCGCCTGGCTGCTCGCGCTCTACATCGCCGTCGCCGAGCGCCAGGGCGTAAAGCCGGCGGTGCTGCAGGGCACGATCCAGAACGACATCATCAAGGAATATCTCTCGCGCGGCACCTACGTCTTCCCGCCGGCGCCGTCGCTGCGCCTCGCGGCCGACATCATCACGTACACGGTGCGCGAGGTTCCCAGGTGGAACCCGATCAACATCTGCAGCTACCACCTGCAGGAAGCGGGGGCCACGCCGGTCGAAGAGCTCGCATTCACGCTGGCCAACGCCCAGGCCGTCCTCGACGAGGTGCGAAGCCGCGGTGTGGCCGCCGACGAGATGGCTCAGGTCTTCAACCGCATCTCGTTCTTCGTCAACGCGAGCATCCGGTTCATCGAAGAAGTCTGCAAGATGCGCGCGTTCACGAAGGCGTGGGACGAGATCGGCGCGAAACGCTACGGCGTGACCGATCCGAAGATGCGCCGCTTCCGCTACGGCGTGCAGGTGAACTCCCTCGGCCTCACCGAGCAGCAGCCGGAGAACAACGCGATCCGCATCGCACTGGAGATGCTCGGCGTCGTGCTGTCGCGCGACGCCAGGGCGCGAGCGGTGCAGCTGCCTGCATGGAACGAAGCGCTCGGGTTGCCGCGGCCGTGGGACCAGCAGTGGTCGCTGCGCACCCAGCAGATCATGGCCTTCGAGACCGACATCCTCGAGTACGAGGACATCTTCAACGGCTCGCCGGTCATCCAGCGCAAGGTCGACGAGCTGCTGGCCGAGGCCGGCGCCGAGCTCGCGCGCGTCGAGGAGCTCGGCGGAGCCGTCAAGGCGGTCGAGTCGAGCTACTTCAAGCAGCGGCTGGTCGAGTCCAACGCTCGGCGCGTGCGGCGCATCGAGGCCGGCGAGCAGAAAGTGATCGGCGTCAACGCCTTCGAACAGTCGGAGCCGTCCCCGCTGACGGCCGACATCGAGACGGCGATCTTCCGCGCCGATCCGAAGGCCGAGCAGGAACAGGTCGAGCGCCTGCGTGCATTCCGCGCGTCGCGCAGCCAGGCCGACGTCGACGCCGCGCTGGCCGCACTGGCCGACGCGGTGCGCGCGGGCGACAACGTCATGCACGCATCGATTCGCTGCGCGCACGCCGGCGCCACCACCGGAGAATGGTCCGACACCCTGCGCACGATTTACGGCGAATACCGCGCGCCGACCGGCGTGACCGGCCAGGCGAGCGCGGCCAGCGACGAGCTCGCCGAGCTTCGCTCGCGGATGCACGCACTGGCCGGGCGCATCGGGCACACGCCACGCCTTCTCGTCGGCAAGCCGGGCCTGGACGGGCACAGCAACGGCGCAGAGCAGATCGCCGTGCGCGCTCGCGATGCAGGCATGGACGTGATCTACCAAGGCATACGCCTGACGGTCGAAGAGATCGTCGCGACCGCCCAGCAGGAAGACGTCGACGCGATCGGGCTGAGCATCCTGTCCGGCTCGCACATGGCGCTGGTGCCCGCGATGCTCGACCAGCTCGCCAGAGCGGGAATGAGCGACGTGCCGGTGATCATCGGCGGAATCATTCCGGAGGACGACGCCAGGGCGCTGCGCGCGATGGGCGTCGCTGCCGTCTACACGCCGAAGAACTTCGAGCTGAGCCGCATCATGGGCGACATCGCCGGCATCATCGAGCAGCGCCAGGCTGCCTGA
- a CDS encoding pyridoxamine 5'-phosphate oxidase family protein: MPGKLTDAELADLLSEAQIGVLSTVDDKARPEGSPIWFEARENKVYVHVGRSSKKARNVRANPYVSLTVDTRQAPYRGAILHGTAAEVRFDDAMHRRVAVHYLGKEAGDAYVAMTEGAADDSILLEITVTGRFTWDYGKGF, encoded by the coding sequence ATGCCCGGAAAGCTGACCGACGCAGAGTTGGCCGATCTTCTTTCGGAGGCGCAGATCGGCGTCCTTTCGACGGTGGACGACAAGGCGCGCCCCGAAGGCTCACCGATCTGGTTCGAAGCTCGTGAAAACAAGGTCTACGTCCACGTCGGCCGCTCGTCGAAAAAAGCCCGCAACGTGCGCGCCAACCCGTATGTGTCGCTGACGGTCGATACCCGCCAGGCGCCGTACCGCGGCGCGATCCTGCACGGCACCGCGGCCGAGGTCCGCTTCGACGACGCGATGCACAGGCGCGTGGCGGTACATTACCTCGGCAAGGAGGCGGGCGACGCCTACGTCGCCATGACCGAGGGAGCCGCGGACGACTCGATATTGCTCGAGATCACCGTCACGGGTCGCTTCACCTGGGACTACGGCAAGGGTTTTTGA